The DNA segment GGGATttggccaaattcaatatttaatTAAATCATTTCTAAAATTAAAAATCCAATGGCTAAATTATCCATGgcatgaccatcttaaaacaattccatatgtcagcttataaacccccccccctccctcatcTCACACGATCTCCCATGCGCATGCACTGTGTTCCTGAGAGAGCAtgcaatatattattatttttccgTCAAAACAACCACAGCAGGTGCTGCGCCAACGCATCCGAAGACACCATAACGGCGCTTGGAAGTTCCAAGTTTCATATGTGAGTTGTGGCAGCGAAATGCATCCGATTTGTGGTGATCTATATATTTTCTTCTAATTAATGTAGCCTCTATTCGAATGAATTTAatataaaatcaaattgtatttgtctcaTTCGCCGAATACTTagaaacccttaaccaacaatgcagagtgttTTTTAAGTAAGTGAGAAAATCTttgctaaaaataaaaaaataatcataACATAGTATCACAAtataataacaataacgaggctatatacaaggggtaccggttccgagtcaatgtgcggggatacaggttagtcaaggtaattgaggtagtggtctaaagtacttaagtaaaaatactttaaagtactacttaattagttttttttggtatctgtactttactttactatatctatttttgacaacttttacttttacttcactccATTCCAAaacaaaataatgtactttttactccatacaatATCCGTGACactcaaaagtactcgttactgTAGTGTCGAgaacgatgctgagatgctgtgatgacaagaaatccgctgacactgtcctcgattataatagTTTTATTACATCTTTactttcagcgtcaatttacagatttctgcagaaaatccggagaacaactggccccaatctctaatatgttgtttTCTCTCCGTCCTTTTTCCCAACCaaggtatttatatcctatgtaacctgatatgggtgttttccccacAGGCCAATCCCAAGactccacataacagacttcctctgttttagggtgcccctatagaaatgctctccagatgcttccacaagctgagtcaacttcctctaacacaacatttgcaaatgtcagcaaagtcataaattgtctagatactacattacattttttatgcttagcaggacaggacaagGGTCCAATTCACACGCTTataaagagaacatccctggtcatccctaatgCCTCTGATCTAGTGGACTCACCAAACACAAATGCTtgatttgtaaattatgtctaagCGTTGGAGTTTGCCCCTGGCTATTCGTAAATTAAATGTAAAGGCCGGGagatccatggggcggcgcaccattggcccagcgttgtccagtgtatgggagggaatggccggcagggatgtagctcagttggtagagcatggcttttgcaacaccagggattgtgggttcgattcccacggggggacattatgaaaaaaaaatatatatatataatgtatgcactcactaactgtaagtcgctctggataagagcgtctgctaaatgactaaacatgtaaatgtaaagaaacaataaaatggtgccgtctggtttgcttaatataaggaatttgaaattatttctacttttgatacttaagtatattttagcaatttcaTTTACTTTTGGTagttaagtacatttaaaacccattgcttttagacttttactcaaatagtattttactgggtgactttcacttttacttgagacattttctattaaggtatgtttacttttactcaagtatgagctTAGTTCAAAAGTCGTATttcatcagaaccccaaatataagctttTTTACGCCAATGGTTGAAAGAATGTAAACATAAACAATAATGAACTATAATTTTGATCACATGGATGATCcttccttgcatccatagctctgtgatAATGGTTATTTTTCTTcaaccccatccctcagctatttACCAAAATGGTGGTTGAGTGTCAGCTTTcgtgtttgaactgcagatttcccctttaacaaAGTCAGTCTATAAACAAATGAATACATGAAAGAATTAATGGATGCATGAATGAATGCatatataaatgaatgaatgaaaacgATACGAGAATAGATGCATGTAGTTTTCATTTAATtgcaatataaataaataaacgaataaataaatacatcgtGTAAACATAAATATCATCAATCAATATTTctaaatcagtcagtcagtcaatctagcagccagccagtcagtcagtcattaaaTGTATCAGCCATCAATCTATTAGCCAGCCTGAGGAGTATGTCACGTCTCCAATGATGATTATGTGGTTCTCCTCACGGCTTGACTTTGCTGTCGATGAATTTGTTGAACTGCACCAGGTTTTTGCGAACCTCCTCTCGCACGATCTCCCATGCGCATGTGCTGTGTTCCTGGAGAGCGTACAAGATATACAAATTTCAGCCAACTCAACCACAGCAGGTGGTCAACGCATCCGACAACACCAAAACGGCGCTTGGCAGTTGCAAGTTTCATATGTAAGTTGTGGCAGTGAACTGCAACAGATTAATGGTGATCAAGAACTTTTGCTCAGGTTAATTTAGCCTCTATTCGATTACATTTGATATTGGACCCACCTTCTCTATCAAGACGGTTTTCAGCTTGTCGAAATATGCTTTGAGAGACGCGTTGCCTGCAGTAACCGACCCTCCATCCCCAGAGGATGCCCCAACACCACCTGCGACCTGGAGACAATATAAATTAGTGGTGAGTGCATTAGTTCTGTCTCATGGAAGGTTATGAAAATATTGTACAAATGTTTGGTATATTTGTAGTGTCTAAATTAAATAACAATGCCCACGATTGTCTGCCGcccaaatacactgagtgtacaaacattaggaacacctgcttaaTATTcagttgcacacccttttgccctcagaacagcctcaattcgttggggcatgcaTTCCATcagaatgctggcccatgttgactccaacgcttctcACATTTGTGTCAagctggctggatgtcctttgggtggtggaccattcttggtacacaagtgaaactgttgagcgtgaaaaacccagcagggttgcagttctttacacattcaaaccggtgtgcctggtacctactaccacaCTCACTttaaaggcacttacatcttttgtcttgtccattcaccctctgaattgcacacatacacaatcggtctcgattgtctcaaggcttaaacatccttctttaatctgtctctgccccttcatctacactgattgaagtggatttatcaggtggatcatagctttcacctggattcacctggtcagtctgtcatagaaagagacagtgttcctaatgttttgtacactcagtgtataacctaTAGGCTACAGAAGAGGGATCATACTTACGCATATCTTTAAGTTCTCAACTTGACGATATATTATGTTTTGGAACTGGTTAAGTGCTATTTTGTTCCAGGTGACAGAAGTCAGGCTTTTGTTAAATATTTGGGCCACATATCCCATAGCCTCTAATGCAACCACAGAGACGTCCTCGACCTGGATAAAATACAACAGGGTTTTAGGCACAGGGTGTCTAAATACGTAGTTAAACTGCCAATATACCATTTTGAAATTTCAAGAAGTTATACTCTAGTTTAGGCTATCAAAATCTTGCTACGATACTGAAGCGTATCCTACCTGTGTGTTCATGTAAACATCCTctggaaacatttgtttgtcTTTTTCTTCTGAACACATATGTGGAATGTATCCACCCTGAAATAGAACTCATATCAATATCAAGAAGTTGACTGTATTGGGATAGTGACTTTAAATGAAATATTGTGGTACAGAGACGGAAAGCATTGGTTAGACATAAAATGTGCTATAATGCAAAATAAAAATGTGAATGTCATTGCGAATATTGCGCATCAATTTGTGCACACCAAACAGCAGACGTACAATTTAAATTACTCACCATCTCTGAGAGCAGACGTATGCTATGATCGTTCATGCTCCTCAACCTATACTGCGTCCAATCGCAAGGTTTGGATGCTGCTGTGCCTTGGCAGAACAGAGTCAGGC comes from the Coregonus clupeaformis isolate EN_2021a unplaced genomic scaffold, ASM2061545v1 scaf5358, whole genome shotgun sequence genome and includes:
- the LOC121551957 gene encoding interferon a3-like, encoding MTVLKWLSICLTLFCQGTAASKPCDWTQYRLRSMNDHSIRLLSEMGGYIPHMCSEEKDKQMFPEDVYMNTQVEDVSVVALEAMGYVAQIFNKSLTSVTWNKIALNQFQNIIYRQVENLKICVAGGVGASSGDGGSVTAGNASLKAYFDKLKTVLIEKEHSTCAWEIVREEVRKNLVQFNKFIDSKVKP